In the Arachis stenosperma cultivar V10309 chromosome 8, arast.V10309.gnm1.PFL2, whole genome shotgun sequence genome, AATTTATTAGGATATTAGATATTTATTATTACTAGTACTCTAGATAGTATGAATGTATTGTGTTTGAgaaattagtaatattttttatcataagattcattttttaattcatattgAACCAAATAAATAGATCATTATACACATTATACAAATACTCCATTACATTCCTAACAAAATTCATCtaataaatttaactaaattgtCTTTTAATGTCTCTCAACTATAGAAAATTCATCGTCCTTCATTGACTTTCTTATTCCTAAATATCCTCTTGCATAGAGAGAGACACAGATTCTCTTAATAAAAGAATTTGTATGACTTATTTCTTATGTGTTTTCTTAGTATTTATTATCATGCTTTCTATATTTCGTAGTAGTTATAGAATGAATTATGACTctcattttaataaataatcatATTCTCTCTAAAGTTATAAGATTGTTCGGATGATTTTCTGAATGAAGTTGCGGACGGAACTTGCTTCTCGTCCAATTATGAATTAGGTCTTTCTAGAGAGCAAACACATTCCGATATTTAAACTAAAGAATATTTCGGATATAATTAGTATAGcttttattatctattttctGGCTTATTTCTCAGTTTATATAAGGTGATCAGTTTCGTTAGTAAGGTAACAACTTTATTAATTAATGGTCTTTATGACTTGCTCGTTATGCTCATTACATAACATTTTAGATTTATTCCCTCATAATTGGGTGTTTATTTTAGGAATCCAAGGTTCTATTGCTCTTAGAGTAACTGTTTTTTTCTATCCCATCCTAGATTTATTTCATTATActatttggattttttttttgtgccgGGTTATTAAATCTTCTTGGGCCAAGTCGGTGTCCAGCAAATTTGGGTCTAATCCAGAACATAGATTATTATCCACAAATTTTTCGATACCTAATGTCTatctatatattttatttatataaaaattgatatACAAATTTTTTCACAGCTAAAAATTAACATCTCATCTATTACTCCATTGCCAtctagattttttattttttttattttctctatttatttaAGAGTTTTCACTTACcacaattaaaaattaacatCTCATTTATTACTCTCTTGTCATGtaagttttttttatgttgtaatttttaaaaaaattatttttttattatctctaTTCATTTAAGAATCTCCATTAATATTACTTTCTAATTAAtgttaataataaatttgatcAATAACCTCCATTAGCATtatcttctaatttttgaatttaatatcATTATTAAATTATTCTTTAAGAAAATTATCCTATTATTCCTTTGTCATTAAttctatttattaaaatattattctatttttatatattttatgttatagatcaaatatatattatatctttttctaattttaggaataaattataaattatgagGTCAATTGATATTTAATGATATTAAGAAgaattattacaaaaatatttgaatttcttttcatttttcataattttatttttttaatttatataaatgattgaattttatttgacgataaaaactattttttgaAGTAGAATTTATATGACTCAAACTTTGTTTGATTGCCATTTGTATTtagatgtttttttttgtttaaatctaatttataaaaatcaaatagaaaaaaaaatgattttcttTTCTATACTTTATCAAAAAATTCTACTTAATTAAAtactttaattaatatatatataatagatagtCGGAACTAGTTTTCATTACTATACTATATCATTGAATTACACTATAAAATTGTTTAtatacttttttgttttaagAATTATATAGACTATTTTAGAACTAATTATAAAACCAAAACCTCTTTTATTATCattttaattatctaaaaaaatatgtaaaaaaattatagtagAAAATTTTCCCTCGTTGCACGAGTATAAATCTAGTTTAGTCTAAcatttcaaaaactaaaaaacgTTCATGTTTTTTCTCTAGAGTCTAGATTgaagaatttgaattttattggGTTATTATTTTTGAGTGGCAGTAGTTTTGCTTAATCATGTTCAGGTTGATTTGCGAAGAAATGCATTTGGGCTATTGGCTTCACACCCCTTAACTCCCTTGGTGTCTCTCCACCATCCTGATTACATTGATCCAATCTTTCCCAACATCAACACCACGCGTGCAAAATCTCTTGAGCATTTATTCCAAGCTGTCAATGTTGATTCCCAGAGGATCCTACAACAAACTGTGTGCTATCACAAGCGCTTTTCATGGACTATTTCCGTCTCATGGGGCTATGCTGTTCAGGTATACCAGCATCCTATGTTACTAACAGATGTTCTTAGAGTCCAAGGAACATTCAAACATTGGTCAGGTGGAGATGTTCTCTCACCACTCTACACTTTCAACACTAGAGGATTTCACCCTCATCCGTGTAAGAGGCCTACCATTTTCTATCTTCAAGATTTGTCCTATGCTAATAATAGTAAAATGAATGGTAGCATCGTAAGCAATTACAACAAGTATTTCCAGAATTGCTCTTACGATGAGGCATCACCAAGGAGATTGGAAATGATCAAAGTTTTCTCAAACAAGTTAGAGCTAGATATCAAACAGGTAATATAAATTGTTACTTTGTTCAAATAAATCTCATTTAATTTAGATTTAATTGTTCTGCTGGTcctttacaaaatttttaattaagtctatattttttttgttaattgagtctttatattatttttaattttataattagatcttttttaatataaaacatattataattaactgaatattttttttacaaattgaaGATATCTATAATTAAAAATCTGATTAGATATTTGATcacatattttttgaaaaaaaatattttattaattttaacatgTTTGACATAGAAATAACCtaattataaaactaaaaatagtgtagaaacttaattgaaaaaaaaatataaaaaattttattgtaagttttttaataaaattataaagattaatagagtaattaaaattttaatttaattttggcATCTTTTATTAGTGTATTAAAAGTGACATTTGTTTTAAAATGAATGTAGTGCAATAGGTAActaatctttaatttttgtattgCAGTTGCTGAGTCCAAGAAGGCAGTGTTGTGATGTATTGAACTCTAGCGCTAGCAACATAATTGAAATTGGAATTAGAGAATGTAAAGATGATGAATTGATTTACATGCACTGATGATAGATCATATATATTTGTTCATTAGTATGGATTTCATGTTACATTTGGCCAAGCTAAAGGCTTCAAAGATACCTTAATATTACTCAAAATTTTGAGATTTCATGTGTAGATGCCGACAGAGCTTCAATTCAAGCTGAAAAAAATCAGTTAGTCCATTAATCAACCCAAATTTTTACCGACACCGCTTCCTCTGTCCAAAGAAATTCAATCATCATTGAAAACCATGAGCAAAACAGAGAGAGATCAAGTGAACGAAGAACACATTGTTTTTGTAACGTCATAAATCGTAAAAGGTGATTAGGTGAATACATTGTGTTGGAAATTTGTTGTTCTTCCAtttcatatatttattaaaactTAGTGATTATGAAATGGTGATGGAGATATTTATTAAAAGAAGAATGTTCTCTATACTAATTTCATATAATAATAACATAAGATTAGTCAAAAAAACTCAAAATGATAagtattttgaattattttaattaaaaaaaatatatatatatatattaaaaatattattttattatttttatatacttttttttattttttttatttgtaatatGAAAAGTAATCAATATGAAACGAGTgagtataaaaaatttattttttatataagaaaaaaaaagtatatataatataaaaaattatcaaaaattattagtttttattattatttaattattaacttaatttttttatttaataatttaataatatattttatcttatattttttaatattaataataaaaaataataaattccgataaatatctaatattttttataagataTGCATATAAGAGAATGACACAAACATATTATTTCTCTGATCATAAAAGGTGTTACACCATCCACGTTGGAATAATATAAGAATTTCAGTACTCAACAATAAAACAATGTAGAGAAGATAAAagtacatatttttttaaaaataaaattatttaatataattacaTATGTATAAATTTTGTATTCACATTCTGACAGTGTGCTGAACATTTATAATACTGTATTCATTTCAAATATCAATCTTCAAGTAAAACATTATCTTTATTtccataataaaaataatttgtgacATATATGACTCTTCATTATTTGATCCTTACAATGTAACCATTCTAAGGTTTAGTGAGAAATGGGTAGATCTCATATCTGATGTTGCAGCTTCCACCAACAACTCTACCACCTTGTTTGCCATCGCAGCAACTGGGAAGCTGGTGAATTGCGTCATGAAGGCAGTTGTTGCAGTCAACGCTAGAAAGGTCTCTGGTGCACTGAGCCAACCCATAAACTCTCTCACACTCTCCAACCTTCAAGTCTCCGCTAGCATACAGTCTAGGATCCTCAGAAGCCTTAGAAGCAAGCAAACTCAACAACTCCTTAACCACATAGTTGAATGTTGCAGCATCACTCACGTTTTGCACGTTCAACAAATAGAACCTATTAGTGTTATCAACTTGTCCAAAGAAATCTGTGTCCGAGTACTTCACCTCGCAGTTATCGTACC is a window encoding:
- the LOC130946884 gene encoding cysteine-rich repeat secretory protein 38 → MSSSSSSIIFTPKTLILLINTLLLLLVQTCHGAANDNSPLFHFCSNTGNYTPYTPYESNLKILINSLIYKTPSTGFGQFQNQQAYGLALCRGDASVGDCKTCVTDAAKELRSLCPYNKGAVIWYDNCEVKYSDTDFFGQVDNTNRFYLLNVQNVSDAATFNYVVKELLSLLASKASEDPRLYASGDLKVGECERVYGLAQCTRDLSSVDCNNCLHDAIHQLPSCCDGKQGGRVVGGSCNIRYEIYPFLTKP